The genomic interval TTTGGTTTGATATTTGGCGTGATAGGAGCTACCATTTCAACCATTGTCAGGGTAGTTACTGATGGAGATATTTCTGTCAGGGAAGGACAGTCGGCAAGTACAAATAACCCCACAGATATAATGAATTACTGGTTATGCACGGCTAGTGGAGGAGGAGTTAGTAAGCAAGATATAGCTTTTATTGCGGACAACACAATTGGAGGTATGACCTCCAATATAAAAAGCGCAACCAATAAAGATACAGGGCAATCAATCACTGTAAATCCAAATCCAGGAGAGTTAGGACAACCAACGATCTTCAAGGGGTATGGAAATGGGTTAGATTCTTCTTATGTATCCCCTCCCGATTCACTGCTTCCACCTGATAGTTATTTGACAAAATTTAAAACAGGATATGATAACGTAGCAAACTTTCCAATCGTAATATACTATACAAAAGATGGAACAACTCCCAGTTGTGCCGGACCTGTGACAGAACCTGCACCGGATTGTATTCAGAAGTGTACGGGAACTGCTGATTTTTGTAAGGCTTTTTGCGTATCATATAGAATTCCTGCCGTTGGATCCTCCCGCCTATCCACAAAACCGGGACCTCAAATTACAGAACCGACTACAATGAAAGCGATTTCTTGTCTAGGTACATACTCATCCAAGGTTAGTTCTTTAGTTTTTGATTTTAAGGTTCCAGAGCCCTATTTAGAAAGAAGTTTTTTAACGGACACAACAAACTTAACAATCAAAGCGAATGAAAACTTAAAAAATGTAACTATTTATTATACTTTGGATGGTTCTGTTCCAACCACATCTTCTACCAAATACGTTGGTCCATTTCCAGTTGCAAATCCAAGCACTGGAACTGTCAAAGCCATTGCCACAAAGACCGGATATTTGAATAGCGATGTTATGAGTTCTACGTATTTCCTGCTTTCTATTTTTTGGGTGGAACAGTATCTGGTCTTTCGGGAACAGTTGTAATACAAAGCAATCAAGGCGAAAGTCTCACTATTACTGCAAATGGGAGTTTTCAGTTTACAAAGAAATACATGCAGGGAACAGGGTACACTGTGTATGTTACAACCCAACCTTCAGGGCAGAATTGTACAGTTACAAATAGATACGAACTCATTTCGAGTGATGTAACAAATATCGCGATTAGCTGCTCTGACCTAGTTTCTATTGGAGGTGGCTCAGGAAGTTCAAATGGTACAACTGCGACTAGAGTCTATGGTCAGGGTGGAAGCTTTACTTCGAACACAATTAATAACGGAGGCGTATCCCCCGTTTCTCTTAATGGAGCGTGGGGGCTTGCAATAGACTCTAGTGGAGGCTTGTACGTATGTGATTGGGAAAACCACCGTGTATTGTATTATCCATCTGGTAGCACAACTGCAACAAGAGTCTATGGACAAGGAGGAAGTTTTACTTCAAACACATTAAATAATGGGGGAATATCTGCCAATTCCTTGAATTCTCCAAGAGGGCTTGCAGTAGATTCTAGTGGAGGTTTGTATATAGCTGATAGATCCAACAATCGAGTATTGTATTATGCTTCTGGTAGTACAACCTCTACTCGAGTCTATGGACAAAGTGGGAGTTTTACAACAGCTTCAGCTTCTTCGGTAACCGCTGACACATTAAATATTCCTAGTAGTGTAGCAGTTGATTCTAGTGGTGGTGTTTACATTGTTTCGGGCAGTCGTGTATTGTATTATACCTCTGGTAGTACAACTGCGACTAGGGTCTATGGACAGGGTGGAAGTTTTAATTCTGGGATAGCAAATAATGGGGGAATATCTGCGGATTCTTTAAATCAAGCATCTGGGGTCGCCTTGGATGCTACCGGTGATTTGTATATAGCTGATACCTATAACTTTCGTGTCTTGTTCTATCCATCAGGCAGTACAACTGCAACTAGAGTCTATGGACAAAATGGTAGTTTTACAACGGCGGTTGTGAGCCCTCCAACCACCTTTGGTAATACAGGTGGTTCACTCGCACTCGGGACAGACTCTAGTGGGGGTTTGTATGTACTTCTGATCCCTCCAATCATCGTGTGTTGTTTTTTCCGTCGGGTAGCACAACTTCGACTAGAGTCTATGGACAAGCCGGAAGTTTTAATTCTGGGATAGCAAATAATGGGGGAATATCTGCTGATTCACTATGGGCTCCCTTTGGATTTGCGATAGATTCTACTGGTCGTGTATATATAGCTGATTCAGGAAACAACCGAGTCTTGTTTTACTAATTTCAGTATTATTTTTAAAATAAACTTTAAAGGCATTTTCTGGTCACTCATTAGCTAGGAAGTGCCTTTTTTGTAACTATGGATTTTAGATTACTTTTGAATGGGGGATTATTCGTATTTTCCCAAGGGCGTGGGTTAATCCACGCCCTTGGGAAAATGCTTCACAAATTCCACAGATACACCAAAGACCTCTGCGATTTCTTCTACGGTGAGTTTTCGTTTAGAAATTGCTTTTCTGATTGCATCTTCTTTCTCTTTTTCAGAACGTTCTTTTTCTTCCTGCTTGCCTTCTTCTCTACCGATAATTTTTCCTTCTTCAACACCTTCTTCTTTTGCCATCATCTGCACCATCTTTCTGCCTTCGCGGATTTTGCTTTGTTCCCATTCAGAAGGGGATATATGCTCAAAGTCTAATATTTCGGAGGCTCGTTTGATTCCGTCATTGTTCGAGTTGATGCTTGGCTTTTCGGGATGATGCATGGACTCATAAACTAAATCCAACCAATCTCGAATACGCGCTGGGATTTCAGCGTTTTTGTAATTTGGATTTAAAAATACAAGACTATGACCGTAGATGTTTAACTCATCTCCCTTGATATTCTTTGGATTCAAGTTGGAAATCAAAAGTTCATCTTTGATGGGAATTCCTGTCTTTTGGTTTATCTTGTATGGCGCTGTGATAAATATAACTGCGTATACAGTTTTTTCAATGCCGTAGTTTTTAGAACTGCGTTGTAATTCTGCGATTGCCATTAAAAAATAATGTAAGAATCGGTCGAAATTGTAATCGTAATCCACTTTCTGGATTTCGATGATTACCCGCTTATCTGTGGACTCAGCGAAGATATCGTATTTAAAATCAATATTGCCAATCCTCGGATCGAATGATTTTTCGGTTTCTACTTTGTCAAATTCCAAGTCCATTTCCAAAACATCTTTTACAAAATGCTTCAATACGAACGTGTCCGTAAAAGCTTTCTTGAAAAATACTTCGTTGTCTAAATTCGCAATCATCGTTTCTCTATCTCATTCCACTTATTCCAAATTGTAAAGTGAAAAAAGATGTTTAAACCACAGAGCGCACAGAGAGCTTTAGGATTTTCCTTTGTTTATTTTTGTGGCAATCTTTTTTGCTATGTAGTTACGATTTGCAATTTATTTCCAACGCTCATCCAATCTTCCATTTCTAAAAGTTTAGGACTTTTCCTAAAATTTTGGACTATTTACCTGAAAAAACTTTTTCTCTCTCCAATTCCCTTTTGAAATTTGCATAGAAAGTGGGTGGAATGTAAGAGTATAAACAAGGGAAGGAAAAATACATGGAAAACAAAACCAATAAAAAAGACCTTAGTCTATGGATGGAATGTCTTACGGTAATCACACTAGCTGCGACTTTGACATTTGTAAATTGTCAGGAGAAAAAGGATGATAAACTCCTCTATTCGCGGCGGCAGCACTTGCCTCTAGAGGAAGTGGAACAGTGGCAACGGCGATAGAACAGCAGCCAACCTATACAATCGGTGGAACGATTACGGACTCCACAGCAACAGGCTTGGTATTGCAAAACAACGCAGGTAACAATTTAACAGTAGCAAGTGGTGCGACTAGCTTCACATTTAGCTTAGCGATAGCAACAGGACACCTATGCGGTAACCGTGAAAACACAACCAACTGGATTAACCTCACGGTTTCAAGTGGAACAGGGACGGCAACCGCGAATGTGACAACTCCGAGTGTACCTGTGCTGCAGTAACCTACAATCGGTGGAACGATCACCGGACTCACAGCAACGGGCTTGGTATTGCAAAACAACAGGGTAACGATTTAACAGTAAGCAAGTGGTGCGACTAGCTTCACATTTAGCACAGCGATAGCAACAGGAACAGCCTATGCTGTAACGGTGAAAACCCAACCAACTGGTTTGACCTGCTCGGTGGCAAGTGGCACAGGAACCGCAACTGCGAATGTGACAACTGTAACTTTAGCATGTAGCGTTCCAATAACTCGCAATTGGGGGGTCTTTACTGACAATAATAATGGAACTATTCAATTGGCAGTCACTGCTAAAACTTGGGGTGGACAAACCTACACGGCACAGACTCTGACTTGGATGAAATGTAGCCATGGACAAGCTTGGAAATCATCCACGAATGATTGCACAGGAACTGGCACTGCAACAGCTTACGGAGCAACTGGAGTTCAATACTGTAATATAGCTGACCAATCGTGCAATGATGCAGTAACTGATCTCCTAAATGGGACTGGCACCAAGTGGGGCGTCTACAGCTTACAATGGTTTAAACGCAGGTGCAGGGACTAATGGTAAGACCAACTGGCGTGTTCCTAAAAATGAATTAAAATTACAATTGAATGCAACACTACAACAACAATGCCAACTGATGATCTAACTTGTGGAGGGCTCCAAGTCCTTCCATTAATACTTTATTTCGAATACAGTTGCCAATTTTTATTGGAGTTCTACCCAGAGATCTGCAGCCGATGCGTGGACAGTCGAATTCATCGCTGGTATCTCGTCTGAGAGCCGTAAGAGTGGCACCCATTCTGTGCGCTGTGTCTCCGGACCGTAGTTTGGACATTTGAGAATTTTGAATGAGGGATTATTCGTATTTGCCCAAGGGCGTGGGTGAAGCCACGCCCTGGGGAACAAACTCAGAACTTTCTTTTTCTAGATTTCCTTGACTCCCAAAAATCCAATGCAATAGTGTAACTATGAAACCGCTTCCGATAGGAATTCAAACTTTCCGAAAACTCATAGAGGGAAATTATCTATACATAGACAAAACACAAAATATATATCAGATGATCAAAAATCCTGCCGGAGCTTACTTTCTATCTCGCCCGCGCAGATTTGGAAAGAGTCTTACTCTTTCTACACTCGAAGAAATTTTTCTTGGAAACAAAGAACTCTTTCAGGGACTTTGGATTTTCAATTCGGAATACAAATGGAAGAAGCATCCAGTCATACGATTTGATTTCAGCAAACAGAAAGCAAATGAGCCAAAGGTTTTGATAGGATTTATTAATAATCAATTGGATTATATTGCAGAAGCGCATTCCATTCAGTTAAGCAAGAAGGAATACTTTGAACGATTTGAAGAACTGATCATGAAACTAGGAGCGACAGAAAAGTTGTTATCTAATTGACGAATACGACAAACCGATCATAGATCATCTAGAAGATACAGAGCTTGCGCTTCAAATGCGCAGGTGATGAAAGGTTTTTACTGTATTAAAGGGTAATGATGAGTATATTCGATTCCTGCTTCTGACAGGAGTGAGTAAGTTTTCGAAGGCGGGCGTGTTTAGCAATTTGAATCACCTAATTGATATTACCCTCGATAATGCTTATTCTACTCTGGTGGGAATTACAGAAGAAGAATTGAAAAAATTTTCAACTTACATTTCTGATCTGGCAATCAAAGAAAATAAAACTGAGGATGAAACTCTAAATACAATTCACTCTTGGTATAACGGCTATCGTTTCTCTCAGAAGGAATCTCAGTCTACAATCCATTTTCCACTCTATTGTTATTTTGACAGTTGATTTGAACACCATTGGTTTGAGACAGGCACACCTGAGTTTCTTGTTAAATTAATTTTAAAAAATAACTATGACATCATAGAAATTCCAATTAAAACAGATGCCTTAAACTTTT from Leptospiraceae bacterium carries:
- a CDS encoding AAA family ATPase produces the protein MRFLLLTGVSKFSKAGVFSNLNHLIDITLDNAYSTLVGITEEELKKFSTYISDLAIKENKTEDETLNTIHSWYNGYRFSQKESQSTIHFPLYCYFDS
- a CDS encoding chitobiase/beta-hexosaminidase C-terminal domain-containing protein — encoded protein: MKVKKFILPILVKFFVILILTIGTANCLLLDNQLSKPEKDNKKSSLGLLSLVLVNGMGYRAVNVEMDVEFFDKGGKQIKNIVLTDNPSATSYILNKTILGDFARAVSGQPVVTKTIPTTSGSHILDTQFYLPDDEKDQIRVQKSTRGFGLIFGVIGATISTIVRVVTDGDISVREGQSASTNNPTDIMNYWLCTASGGGVSKQDIAFIADNTIGGMTSNIKSATNKDTGQSITVNPNPGELGQPTIFKGYGNGLDSSYVSPPDSLLPPDSYLTKFKTGYDNVANFPIVIYYTKDGTTPSCAGPVTEPAPDCIQKCTGTADFCKAFCVSYRIPAVGSSRLSTKPGPQITEPTTMKAISCLGTYSSKVSSLVFDFKVPEPYLERSFLTDTTNLTIKANENLKNVTIYYTLDGSVPTTSSTKYVGPFPVANPSTGTVKAIATKTGYLNSDVMSSTYFLLSIFWVEQYLVFREQL
- a CDS encoding NHL repeat-containing protein, with protein sequence MGGTVSGLSGTVVIQSNQGESLTITANGSFQFTKKYMQGTGYTVYVTTQPSGQNCTVTNRYELISSDVTNIAISCSDLVSIGGGSGSSNGTTATRVYGQGGSFTSNTINNGGVSPVSLNGAWGLAIDSSGGLYVCDWENHRVLYYPSGSTTATRVYGQGGSFTSNTLNNGGISANSLNSPRGLAVDSSGGLYIADRSNNRVLYYASGSTTSTRVYGQSGSFTTASASSVTADTLNIPSSVAVDSSGGVYIVSGSRVLYYTSGSTTATRVYGQGGSFNSGIANNGGISADSLNQASGVALDATGDLYIADTYNFRVLFYPSGSTTATRVYGQNGSFTTAVVSPPTTFGNTGGSLALGTDSSGGLYVLLIPPIIVCCFFRRVAQLRLESMDKPEVLILG
- a CDS encoding PD-(D/E)XK nuclease family transposase — protein: MIANLDNEVFFKKAFTDTFVLKHFVKDVLEMDLEFDKVETEKSFDPRIGNIDFKYDIFAESTDKRVIIEIQKVDYDYNFDRFLHYFLMAIAELQRSSKNYGIEKTVYAVIFITAPYKINQKTGIPIKDELLISNLNPKNIKGDELNIYGHSLVFLNPNYKNAEIPARIRDWLDLVYESMHHPEKPSINSNNDGIKRASEILDFEHISPSEWEQSKIREGRKMVQMMAKEEGVEEGKIIGREEGKQEEKERSEKEKEDAIRKAISKRKLTVEEIAEVFGVSVEFVKHFPKGVD
- a CDS encoding AAA family ATPase, translating into MKPLPIGIQTFRKLIEGNYLYIDKTQNIYQMIKNPAGAYFLSRPRRFGKSLTLSTLEEIFLGNKELFQGLWIFNSEYKWKKHPVIRFDFSKQKANEPKVLIGFINNQLDYIAEAHSIQLSKKEYFERFEELIMKLGATEKLLSN